Genomic DNA from Streptococcus uberis:
TGCAGATTTCAACTTGTTAGAGACTGCTGACAAAATCTTTGCCTACGAACGTCGACTTGAAAAGGAGACTTACTTGATTGTTGTCAACCTTTCTAATCAGACACAAGATTTCGAAGGCCTACCTGCCCACTATCAGACCATCATTTCCAATACCGATTTGAATCACATTGAAAAGACAGGACAATTAGCTGCCTGGGACGCCTTTTGTATCAAGAAATAAGACAAAAAATCCTTCATTTCGTGAAGGATTTTTTATAAATTGAAAAATGACAATTTGATTAATATATTAATTAAATATTGATATAAAATGAATTATATGTTAATATATAATTAGAAAACGTTTTCTTAAAAATGTTAATGAAAGGAAAACAATATGATTAATAAAAAAATTATATTTACAAGTTTGACAGTAATATGTATATCAAATTGTAACATTGTTTCCGCAGAAGATAAGGTAAGTAACGAATCGTACTTTCCGTCAAACCAAATTGAAAAATGGGAGAGAGATATACTAGAAAAGGCTGACCGAGATATACCAGTAGGTGATATAAAAGCAAATGATGGAAAAATTTTTCGTTCTTCTACTGGTTTATGGTCATGGAGGGATGGAATAATTTGTATTACTGACTCACATGCTAAAAGTCCTTTGTTTAACAATGGTCATGCGGGTATTGTTGCTGCGGCACCATACTATGATGCTACAATTGAAGCAAATCCTAATGATGGTGTTCAACCAAAATATGGTAAGTGGGATGAAAGATTTGGAGGTAGCAAAGTTTATCAATATGGTGTAACTAAAACAAGTGTTATCCAGGATCAAAACGCAGCTATTTGGGCGGCAAAACAGATTAATAAACCCTATAATCATAATTTCTTTGATATAGGCCGAAGAGATAGATTTTATTGCTCACAACTTGTCTGGGCAGCTTATAAAGATATTTCAGGAATTGATATTGGAACATGGGAATGGGGACATGCAATTCATCCTTTTGAGCTTATGAACTCAAAAGAAACGACATTACTTTACAGAAATAAATAAGCATGATGTCTAAAATTGTGAAGAAAATTTTCTTTTTAACAGCATTTTTGATAATATTTTTTCTTTCAGCTTGTGCCGCAAAACAGGCAAAAAAAGAATTTCAATTGGCTGTTTTTGATAAAAAGACGGTTCACACGTTTAAATTCTCTGGTAATCAAGTAGTTCCGGTAGAAAAGCTCTCAAGAAAGGGAAATATGTCTTTTGCTAGAGAGTCTTTTAAATCTGCTGGACAGCGTTATGTTACCAAAACCTTAGAAGGTGATGGTCTGACAGTATATCTAGAAAGCATTGATGGTAAAACTCTCGAAGAGACCATACAGCCTGCTTTAGGGAATGATGCCTATACCTCTACAACAGATGGAAATTATTTTTATGCAACAGCTGTCTTTAC
This window encodes:
- a CDS encoding YiiX/YebB-like N1pC/P60 family cysteine hydrolase, with translation MINKKIIFTSLTVICISNCNIVSAEDKVSNESYFPSNQIEKWERDILEKADRDIPVGDIKANDGKIFRSSTGLWSWRDGIICITDSHAKSPLFNNGHAGIVAAAPYYDATIEANPNDGVQPKYGKWDERFGGSKVYQYGVTKTSVIQDQNAAIWAAKQINKPYNHNFFDIGRRDRFYCSQLVWAAYKDISGIDIGTWEWGHAIHPFELMNSKETTLLYRNK